In Luteitalea sp. TBR-22, one genomic interval encodes:
- a CDS encoding rhomboid family intramembrane serine protease, with protein sequence MFPLSDRPNPAGTPIVTYALIALNVLIFVLYTFPLSGQAPSPGDPRLAAYVQVLRESVPAGVSMREILGSISEYDLFTFEHGYKPAAPQISDLLAAMFLHGGFMHLFGNMLFLWIYGDNVEHRLGHFWYLVAYLATGVAATLFFAVLAPGSMVPMVGASGAISGVLGFYFWWFPKNVVRLLLLFFPFLVRVVEVPARIVLGLYLVMDNLLPMLLAGGDGGGGVAHGAHIGGFVAGLGWAWLLDRRAVDGTPREYRTEVRGLAVPGSAVSQALRAGDMPTAARAYFALPPREADAALAPAEAMALGTWLAESGHAQAAVTVFQRVVRREPTGETAAAAHVGAGMVLLRQLGQPAVAYQHFVDALEASPDPHTAAAARAGLQAVGAMQKFPARRFS encoded by the coding sequence GTGTTCCCCCTGAGCGACCGCCCCAACCCGGCAGGGACGCCAATCGTCACGTACGCGCTGATCGCGCTCAACGTGCTGATCTTCGTCCTCTACACGTTCCCGCTCTCCGGTCAGGCGCCCTCGCCCGGCGATCCGCGACTGGCGGCCTACGTGCAGGTGCTGCGCGAGTCAGTGCCGGCCGGCGTCTCGATGCGCGAGATCCTGGGGTCGATCAGCGAGTACGACCTGTTCACGTTCGAGCACGGCTACAAGCCGGCGGCGCCGCAAATTTCCGACCTGTTGGCGGCGATGTTCCTGCACGGCGGCTTCATGCACCTGTTCGGGAACATGCTGTTCCTCTGGATCTACGGCGACAACGTCGAGCACCGACTGGGGCACTTCTGGTACCTGGTCGCGTACCTGGCGACCGGCGTGGCGGCGACGCTCTTCTTCGCGGTGCTGGCGCCCGGCTCGATGGTGCCGATGGTGGGCGCATCGGGCGCGATCTCCGGGGTCCTCGGCTTCTACTTCTGGTGGTTCCCGAAGAACGTCGTCCGCCTCCTGCTGCTGTTCTTCCCGTTCCTCGTGCGCGTCGTCGAGGTCCCGGCGCGCATCGTCCTCGGGCTGTACCTGGTGATGGACAACCTGCTGCCGATGCTGCTCGCCGGCGGCGACGGCGGTGGCGGCGTCGCGCACGGGGCGCACATCGGCGGGTTCGTGGCGGGCCTGGGGTGGGCCTGGCTGTTGGACCGGCGCGCTGTCGACGGCACGCCCCGGGAGTACCGGACGGAGGTGCGCGGGCTGGCCGTGCCTGGCAGCGCGGTTTCGCAGGCCTTGCGCGCGGGCGACATGCCGACCGCGGCTCGCGCGTACTTCGCCCTGCCGCCGCGAGAGGCCGACGCGGCGCTGGCCCCGGCGGAGGCGATGGCCCTCGGCACGTGGCTCGCCGAGAGCGGGCACGCGCAGGCCGCCGTCACGGTGTTCCAGCGCGTGGTGCGTCGCGAGCCCACCGGGGAGACGGCGGCCGCGGCGCACGTCGGTGCCGGGATGGTCCTGCTGCGGCAACTCGGCCAGCCGGCGGTGGCGTACCAGCACTTCGTGGATGCGCTCGAGGCCTCACCCGACCCGCACACGGCTGCGGCGGCCCGCGCCGGGCTGCAGGCCGTCGGCGCGATGCAGAAGTTCCCGGCACGCCGCTTCTCGTAG
- a CDS encoding YeeE/YedE family protein: MRDLLSTTPWPWPVSGLLIGLVVPALFLIGGRRFAISSNLRHLCAMAGARAPLFRYDWWREGAWNLAFAAGLVLGGWLAVTFLTSTPDIAISAATAADLRALGLTDLGGVAPRELASWQALRTAQGWLTLGLGGFLVGFGARWAGGCTSGHAISGLAAFRASSLLAVVGFFAGGLLMTHVLLPWLLQGAGR; encoded by the coding sequence ATGCGAGATCTGTTGTCCACCACGCCGTGGCCGTGGCCCGTGTCCGGCCTGCTCATCGGCCTGGTCGTCCCGGCCCTCTTCCTCATCGGCGGCAGGCGGTTCGCCATCTCGTCGAACCTGCGACACCTGTGCGCCATGGCAGGCGCGCGTGCGCCGCTGTTCCGCTACGACTGGTGGCGCGAGGGCGCGTGGAACCTCGCCTTCGCTGCCGGCCTGGTCCTCGGCGGCTGGCTGGCGGTGACCTTCCTGACGTCCACGCCCGACATCGCCATCTCCGCAGCGACCGCCGCCGACCTGCGGGCCCTGGGCCTCACCGACCTCGGCGGGGTGGCGCCGCGTGAACTCGCAAGCTGGCAGGCCCTGCGGACGGCGCAGGGCTGGCTCACGCTCGGGCTGGGCGGCTTCCTCGTGGGCTTCGGCGCACGATGGGCCGGCGGCTGCACGTCGGGTCACGCCATCTCGGGCCTGGCCGCCTTCCGCGCCTCGTCGCTCCTGGCCGTCGTCGGCTTCTTCGCCGGCGGCCTGCTGATGACGCACGTCCTGCTGCCGTGGCTGCTCCAGGGAGCCGGGCGATGA
- a CDS encoding DUF6691 family protein codes for MNAPLDSRQASDGRGATAQAGQARRDGVREYVGYVLAGTALGILFMQAQVLSWFRIQEMFRFQSLHMFGIIGVAIAVAVAGRWTLTRLAPRSAAAQAIANDAAVEAPPMARHLLGGIVFGLGWALLGACPGPIFTLIGAGRTEYVVALAAATAGTWAYGHLQSRLP; via the coding sequence ATGAACGCGCCCCTCGACTCGCGGCAGGCCTCCGATGGCCGCGGCGCCACGGCGCAGGCGGGGCAGGCTCGACGCGACGGCGTGCGCGAGTACGTCGGCTACGTGCTGGCGGGCACGGCCCTGGGCATCCTGTTCATGCAGGCGCAGGTCCTCTCCTGGTTCCGCATCCAGGAGATGTTCCGGTTCCAGAGCCTGCACATGTTCGGCATCATCGGCGTCGCGATTGCCGTGGCGGTCGCCGGACGGTGGACCCTCACGCGCCTGGCGCCGCGCAGCGCGGCCGCGCAGGCGATCGCCAACGACGCCGCCGTCGAGGCGCCCCCGATGGCCAGGCACCTGCTCGGCGGGATCGTGTTCGGGCTCGGCTGGGCACTGCTCGGCGCGTGCCCGGGTCCGATCTTCACGTTGATCGGCGCCGGCCGCACCGAGTACGTCGTGGCGCTGGCGGCCGCTACCGCAGGCACGTGGGCGTACGGCCACCTGCAGTCGCGCCTGCCCTAG
- a CDS encoding PP2C family serine/threonine-protein phosphatase codes for MSDSLHDAASPALPGLAFDAPVLVDAFGLSDVGHRRPTNEDHFLIARIGRYFETQSTSLPDGDMPARADEAGYALVVADGMGGHAAGEFASRLAIRELVRMALSLPDWIVRLDERTLDIAAQRSEDRIVKAHEAILAESRREPELSGMGSTVTAVRNLGRMLQIAHVGDSRAYLLRQGRLTRLTRDHTYVQMLVDCGAMTLEQAARSRTRHVLVNAVGGVNEDVRVDVQHVPLEDGDRLLLCSDGLSDLVDDEAIRHAMTEATTSEEACRTLVALALDAGGRDNVTAVVATYRFATSSPGA; via the coding sequence ATGTCCGACTCCCTGCATGACGCGGCGTCCCCGGCGCTGCCGGGCCTCGCCTTCGATGCTCCGGTCCTTGTCGACGCGTTCGGCCTGTCCGACGTGGGGCACCGGCGCCCCACCAACGAGGATCACTTCCTCATCGCGCGGATCGGCCGCTACTTCGAGACGCAGTCCACCAGCCTGCCCGACGGCGACATGCCGGCGCGGGCCGACGAGGCGGGGTACGCCCTGGTGGTGGCCGACGGGATGGGCGGGCACGCGGCCGGCGAGTTCGCCAGCCGTCTGGCCATCCGAGAGCTGGTGCGGATGGCGCTCTCGCTGCCCGACTGGATCGTCCGCCTCGACGAGCGCACGCTCGACATCGCCGCGCAACGATCCGAGGACCGCATCGTGAAGGCGCACGAGGCCATCCTGGCCGAAAGCCGCCGCGAGCCCGAGCTGTCGGGCATGGGCAGCACCGTCACCGCGGTGCGCAACCTCGGGCGCATGCTGCAGATCGCGCACGTCGGCGATTCGCGCGCCTACCTGCTGCGCCAGGGCCGCCTGACTCGGCTCACCCGTGATCACACGTACGTGCAGATGCTGGTCGATTGCGGCGCCATGACCCTCGAACAGGCAGCGCGGTCGCGAACGCGCCACGTGCTGGTCAACGCGGTCGGCGGCGTCAACGAGGACGTCCGCGTCGACGTGCAGCACGTGCCGCTCGAGGATGGCGACCGGCTGTTGCTGTGCAGCGACGGGCTCAGCGATCTCGTGGACGACGAGGCCATCCGGCACGCGATGACCGAGGCGACGACCTCGGAGGAGGCCTGCCGCACGCTGGTCGCCCTGGCGCTCGACGCCGGTGGGCGCGACAACGTGACGGCCGTCGTCGCGACGTATCGCTTTGCCACCTCGTCCCCGGGCGCCTGA
- the ydiK gene encoding AI-2E family transporter YdiK, with product MQAAQPSDITRVVLLVLVIGVLLAGSAWTLRPFLSAIVWATTIAIATWPVLLRLERLLWGRRNLAVLLMMALVLTVVIVPFTLAIGALIEAAGRSPALLRDFTTHGLGNPPTWLGDLPLVGPAALQRWLAIQAGGPDALAAALQPHTRAAAAWALAATGGIGSVMMLILLTVILLGILYAQGETAAAGVLALADRLGGETSQRTVVLAAQAVRSVALGVVVTALVQSLLAGLGLWVAGVPHAGVLTALAFILGVAQIGPMLVLAPAVGWLFWSGLSGWGSALLIWSLPVAALDNVVRPILIRRGVQLPMLLIIAGVIGGLIGFGVVGLFVGPVILAATYTLAKDWVTR from the coding sequence ATGCAGGCGGCACAGCCCTCCGACATCACCCGCGTCGTCCTCCTCGTGCTCGTCATCGGGGTGCTGCTCGCGGGCAGCGCCTGGACGCTGCGGCCGTTCCTGAGCGCGATCGTCTGGGCGACGACCATCGCCATCGCGACCTGGCCGGTGCTGCTGCGCCTGGAGCGTCTCCTCTGGGGGCGGCGCAACCTGGCCGTGCTCCTGATGATGGCACTGGTGCTGACGGTGGTGATCGTGCCGTTCACGCTGGCGATCGGCGCGCTGATCGAGGCGGCCGGCCGGAGCCCCGCGCTGCTCCGAGATTTCACGACGCACGGGCTCGGCAATCCGCCGACGTGGCTCGGCGACCTGCCGCTCGTCGGGCCGGCGGCGTTGCAGCGTTGGCTGGCCATCCAGGCTGGCGGGCCCGATGCGCTCGCCGCGGCGCTGCAACCGCACACGCGGGCCGCCGCAGCCTGGGCGCTGGCCGCGACCGGTGGGATCGGCAGCGTGATGATGCTGATCCTGCTGACCGTGATTCTGCTCGGCATCCTCTACGCGCAGGGCGAGACGGCCGCCGCCGGGGTGTTGGCGCTGGCGGACCGGCTCGGGGGCGAGACCAGCCAGCGCACGGTGGTGCTTGCCGCGCAAGCCGTGCGCAGCGTCGCGCTCGGCGTCGTCGTCACGGCACTCGTGCAGTCGCTGCTGGCGGGCCTCGGACTGTGGGTCGCGGGCGTGCCGCATGCCGGCGTGCTCACCGCCCTCGCCTTCATCCTCGGTGTCGCCCAGATCGGCCCGATGCTGGTGCTCGCGCCGGCGGTGGGGTGGCTGTTCTGGAGCGGCCTGTCGGGGTGGGGCTCCGCGCTCCTGATCTGGAGCCTGCCCGTGGCGGCCCTCGACAACGTGGTGCGGCCGATCCTCATCCGGCGGGGCGTGCAACTGCCGATGCTGCTGATCATCGCCGGGGTGATCGGCGGCCTGATCGGCTTCGGGGTAGTGGGACTGTTCGTGGGGCCGGTGATCCTCGCGGCGACGTACACGCTGGCGAAGGACTGGGTGACACGCTAG
- a CDS encoding response regulator transcription factor, which produces MTTPIRILVVDDHPILREGLAALIATQPDLAVVGEAADGPQAVTAYHELTPDIVVMDLRLPGMSGPETIAAIRQRDPGARVLVLSSFDSEEDIHRALQAGARGYLLKDMRRADLLEAIRAVAGGGDAVPAEIAARMQARLGHAPLSPREIEVLRLVVRGLTNREIGKVLDISEHTVKIHVRSIIGKLEANDRTHAVTTALQQGIIHLDD; this is translated from the coding sequence ATGACGACACCGATCCGCATTCTCGTCGTCGATGACCATCCGATCCTGAGGGAAGGGCTCGCGGCGCTGATCGCGACGCAGCCGGACCTGGCCGTGGTCGGCGAGGCAGCCGATGGCCCGCAGGCGGTGACGGCCTACCACGAGCTCACGCCCGACATCGTCGTGATGGACCTGCGACTGCCGGGCATGAGCGGGCCCGAGACGATTGCGGCGATTCGCCAGCGCGATCCCGGCGCGCGCGTTCTCGTGCTGTCCAGCTTCGACAGTGAGGAGGACATCCACCGGGCGTTGCAGGCCGGTGCGCGCGGATACCTGCTCAAGGACATGCGGCGCGCCGACCTGCTCGAGGCGATTCGCGCCGTGGCCGGCGGCGGCGACGCCGTGCCGGCCGAGATCGCCGCGCGGATGCAGGCCCGGCTCGGCCACGCGCCGCTGTCGCCGCGCGAGATCGAGGTGTTGCGGCTCGTGGTGCGCGGGCTGACCAACCGCGAGATCGGCAAGGTGCTCGACATCAGCGAGCACACCGTGAAGATTCACGTGCGCAGCATCATCGGCAAGCTCGAGGCCAACGACCGCACGCACGCCGTGACCACGGCGCTGCAGCAGGGCATCATCCACCTCGACGACTGA
- a CDS encoding sensor histidine kinase → MRGRVRLLRAWLAALLAVGLPGAGIASRPASAASSSEASYGLRLWQTDDGLPRNSVQAVAQDADGFLWVGTQRGLVRFDGVRFVPVAAQGDFHEALARHPVRALQVTRDGHLLVALDGGGLWQRRAAGAFVRLALAADPEAAFVRTVLETRDGTMWAGTAAGLFRRTAAGWRRIRMHDGGRPSVFAIGTDGADRVWVGLQAGLARVAEDGESLQIVVGSAAHGPVTSVAEDPAGRLWAASRDGLLRVDRAGEVPRVIAVGPRERVRLLHVGADGQVWLGTDTGIRQLRDDERWVTPTGLAGVEAIALALGEDREQNLWVGTNAGLYRVRAGQFRTVATADGLPRGVALAVREDRAGAMWVGTWGGGLVRLGEGAPRTFSTADGLPDARVFALLEDRRGTLWAGTDAGLARLDAGRVRLVPAPGTPAPLRVRLVAEDRVGTLWVGTMQGLFRRDEDRLVPVPLPGVAPGTPVRAVVEDRRRRLWVCAGESVFRADDRERRQVRRLHAVGSTIHAAWLDHRDVLWLGTAAGLVRIDDTGAFAFTPAHGLAIEEVVALAGDDADRLWLSTKRGLVRTSRSGLDAVASGRGAPLVLATYGARDGMLSTEGTSEASPGAWRRGNGELWFATTRGVVVVPPSTGEPARVPPPIVLEEVLVDGRAVAVAGEVRIPPGSRTLEVRYTAPSFAAPEKVRFRHRLDDFAPTWADAGDRRVATYTNVPPGRYTFQVMARNEEGVWSESPAGLRVAVAPRFVQTPLFAGLCLLGLAGAAWGTYAVRMRQMLARLRAVKAERNRMAREIHDTLLQGVAGIGFQLEAARHRLHRDPDGAAQVLDRVSAHVDSCLGDARRSVRNMRSAWLDGQPLAAALAESGRLLATGKVHLEVHEHDWPAALERDLEDQIFRVAQQAIANAISHANASRIDVTLIGAPRALRVAVADDGCGMAEAAGGDDRPRFGFIGMRERARQLAARLHVDSTPGRGTRVELIVPLGLAGRVRRAWHRRHPAIEPAATRMGA, encoded by the coding sequence ATGCGTGGACGGGTGCGGCTCCTCCGGGCGTGGCTCGCGGCCTTGCTGGCCGTCGGCCTGCCCGGGGCCGGCATCGCCTCGAGGCCGGCGTCGGCCGCCTCGTCGTCGGAGGCGTCGTACGGCCTGCGCCTCTGGCAGACCGACGATGGGCTGCCGCGCAACTCGGTGCAGGCCGTCGCGCAGGACGCCGACGGCTTCCTGTGGGTCGGCACCCAACGTGGCCTCGTGCGGTTCGACGGCGTCCGATTCGTGCCCGTGGCCGCCCAGGGCGACTTCCACGAGGCGCTGGCGCGGCATCCGGTGCGCGCGCTGCAGGTGACGCGTGATGGGCACTTGCTGGTGGCGCTCGACGGCGGCGGGCTCTGGCAACGACGCGCGGCTGGCGCCTTCGTGCGGCTGGCGCTGGCGGCAGACCCGGAGGCCGCCTTCGTGCGCACCGTGCTCGAGACGCGTGACGGCACCATGTGGGCGGGAACCGCGGCGGGCCTCTTCCGTCGCACCGCGGCGGGCTGGCGCCGGATCCGCATGCACGACGGCGGTCGGCCGTCCGTCTTTGCGATAGGCACCGATGGCGCCGACCGGGTGTGGGTGGGCCTGCAGGCTGGACTGGCGCGCGTCGCCGAGGACGGCGAGTCGCTGCAGATCGTCGTCGGCAGCGCCGCGCACGGGCCGGTCACCTCGGTCGCCGAGGATCCGGCGGGGCGCCTGTGGGCGGCCAGTCGGGACGGCTTGCTGCGGGTCGACCGCGCCGGCGAGGTGCCGCGCGTGATTGCGGTAGGACCGCGCGAGCGCGTGCGCCTGCTGCACGTCGGCGCCGACGGCCAGGTCTGGCTGGGTACCGATACCGGCATCCGCCAACTGCGCGACGACGAGCGCTGGGTCACGCCGACCGGGCTGGCCGGCGTCGAGGCGATCGCGCTGGCGCTCGGCGAGGATCGCGAGCAGAACCTGTGGGTCGGCACCAACGCCGGCTTGTACCGCGTGCGGGCCGGCCAGTTCCGGACGGTCGCCACGGCCGACGGCCTGCCACGCGGCGTGGCGCTGGCGGTGCGCGAGGATCGCGCCGGTGCCATGTGGGTGGGGACGTGGGGCGGCGGGTTGGTGCGCCTCGGCGAGGGCGCACCCCGCACGTTCTCGACGGCCGACGGGCTGCCGGACGCTCGCGTCTTCGCGCTGCTGGAGGATCGCCGTGGGACGCTCTGGGCGGGCACCGACGCGGGGCTGGCGCGGCTCGACGCCGGCCGCGTCCGCCTCGTCCCGGCGCCGGGGACGCCTGCGCCGCTCCGCGTGCGCCTCGTCGCCGAGGATCGCGTCGGGACGCTCTGGGTGGGGACGATGCAGGGCCTGTTCCGGCGCGACGAGGATCGCCTCGTGCCGGTGCCGCTGCCGGGCGTGGCGCCGGGCACGCCGGTGCGCGCGGTGGTCGAGGACAGGCGCCGGCGGCTCTGGGTGTGCGCCGGCGAGTCGGTGTTCCGCGCCGACGATCGCGAACGCCGGCAGGTGCGCCGGCTGCACGCCGTCGGCTCGACCATCCACGCCGCCTGGCTCGATCACCGCGACGTACTCTGGCTCGGCACCGCGGCCGGGTTGGTGCGCATCGACGACACGGGTGCGTTCGCCTTCACGCCGGCGCACGGCCTCGCCATCGAGGAGGTCGTGGCACTGGCCGGTGACGACGCCGATCGGCTGTGGCTGTCGACCAAGCGCGGCCTCGTGCGGACGTCACGCAGCGGCCTCGACGCGGTCGCGTCGGGGCGTGGCGCGCCGCTGGTCCTGGCCACCTACGGCGCTCGCGACGGCATGCTCAGCACGGAAGGCACCAGCGAGGCCTCTCCGGGGGCATGGCGGCGGGGCAACGGCGAACTGTGGTTCGCGACGACGCGCGGCGTGGTGGTGGTGCCGCCCTCGACCGGCGAGCCGGCGCGCGTGCCGCCGCCCATCGTGCTCGAGGAAGTGCTCGTCGACGGCCGCGCGGTCGCGGTCGCAGGCGAGGTGCGGATCCCGCCCGGGAGCCGCACCCTGGAGGTCCGGTATACCGCGCCGAGTTTCGCGGCCCCGGAGAAGGTGCGCTTCCGCCACCGCCTCGACGACTTCGCGCCGACCTGGGCCGATGCCGGCGATCGCCGCGTCGCCACCTACACCAACGTGCCGCCGGGGCGTTACACGTTCCAGGTGATGGCCCGCAACGAAGAAGGCGTGTGGAGCGAGTCGCCCGCCGGCCTGCGCGTCGCCGTGGCGCCCCGCTTCGTCCAGACGCCGCTGTTCGCGGGCCTCTGCCTGCTCGGGCTGGCCGGCGCGGCCTGGGGCACCTATGCGGTGCGCATGCGCCAGATGCTGGCGCGGCTGCGCGCGGTGAAGGCCGAGCGCAACCGGATGGCCCGCGAGATCCACGACACGCTCCTGCAGGGCGTCGCCGGCATCGGGTTCCAGCTCGAGGCGGCCCGCCATCGGCTCCACCGCGACCCCGACGGGGCGGCGCAGGTGCTCGACCGCGTCTCGGCGCACGTGGACTCGTGCCTCGGCGACGCCCGTCGCTCAGTGCGCAACATGCGGTCGGCCTGGCTCGACGGCCAGCCGCTCGCGGCGGCGCTCGCCGAGTCGGGCCGCCTGCTGGCCACCGGCAAGGTGCACCTCGAGGTCCACGAGCACGACTGGCCGGCCGCGCTCGAGCGGGACCTGGAGGACCAGATCTTCCGCGTCGCGCAGCAGGCCATCGCCAACGCGATCTCGCACGCCAATGCATCACGCATCGACGTGACGCTGATCGGCGCGCCCCGTGCCCTGCGCGTCGCCGTGGCCGACGATGGATGTGGCATGGCCGAGGCCGCCGGCGGGGACGACCGGCCACGCTTCGGGTTCATCGGCATGCGCGAGCGGGCGCGGCAGCTGGCGGCGCGGTTGCACGTCGACTCCACGCCCGGCCGCGGTACCCGTGTCGAGCTCATCGTCCCGTTGGGCCTGGCCGGGAGGGTGCGACGCGCGTGGCATCGCCGGCACCCGGCCATCGAGCCCGCGGCGACGCGGATGGGCGCATGA